From the genome of Methylomonas sp. UP202, one region includes:
- a CDS encoding rhomboid family intramembrane serine protease encodes MIPIRDSIPCQTKPYVTWAVMAVCTAVYVAMLFMPDEVGQHFVYLYGMVPIRYSNPDWAYAFGLPPDHYLSFLTSLFLHGGFLHLLMNMVFLWIFADNIEDLMGHWRFLAFYLVSGLLATVTQWYFYPNIAIPVVGASGAIAGVLGAYFVRFPYATVVIMVPILFYPLFFQVPAIAFLGFWVIVQVGDVFTAAMFDNVAVDSAWWAHLGGFAVGALLHPFFIEKPAHRRELSPPAE; translated from the coding sequence ATGATACCCATTCGAGATTCGATACCTTGCCAAACCAAGCCCTACGTGACGTGGGCCGTCATGGCGGTTTGCACGGCGGTCTATGTCGCAATGCTGTTCATGCCGGACGAGGTCGGTCAACACTTTGTCTATCTTTACGGCATGGTACCGATCCGCTACTCGAATCCGGATTGGGCGTATGCCTTCGGCTTGCCGCCGGATCATTATTTGTCGTTTTTGACCAGTTTGTTTCTGCACGGCGGTTTTCTGCACTTGCTGATGAACATGGTTTTCTTGTGGATATTCGCCGACAACATCGAAGACTTGATGGGGCACTGGCGCTTCCTGGCGTTCTATCTCGTGTCCGGATTGCTAGCAACGGTCACGCAGTGGTATTTTTATCCGAATATCGCGATACCGGTGGTCGGCGCGTCCGGGGCGATTGCAGGGGTACTGGGGGCCTATTTCGTGAGGTTTCCGTATGCGACCGTCGTGATTATGGTGCCGATATTGTTCTATCCCTTGTTTTTTCAGGTGCCGGCCATCGCCTTTTTGGGTTTCTGGGTGATCGTACAAGTGGGCGACGTGTTCACCGCCGCGATGTTCGACAACGTCGCGGTTGATTCCGCCTGGTGGGCGCATTTGGGCGGTTTCGCGGTCGGTGCCTTATTGCATCCGTTTTTCATTGAGAAGCCAGCGCACCGGCGCGAATTGAGTCCGCCGGCCGAATGA